In a single window of the Streptomyces cinnabarinus genome:
- a CDS encoding LysR family transcriptional regulator — protein sequence MKSQPDLKLLATFLAVVRQGSMAEAASELGYVPSAVSQHIAALERDLGIELIVRRPGSRLILTAGGRALAQAAETLFDATARFQDVAHGIANREIAELRVGIYPSAMTYLLPEVLSTLGARRPGPRVRLVVVETDEGVPRVRSGDIDLLIAYRYLPEDPPAPSEGLTLTLLGREPLVLVTGAEPERARPVELAECLQREWVSGHARNPDRRLLHRWAGELGIVPRVTLETDDLHSMLAMVRAGLAVGLIPATLLGAGNDAGVERVNLPAGVAPLHREILAVSRPGSRPPVIDELVTLLGRAVELAGA from the coding sequence ATGAAGTCCCAGCCGGATCTGAAACTCCTGGCCACCTTCCTGGCCGTGGTGCGTCAGGGCTCGATGGCCGAGGCGGCTTCGGAACTCGGCTATGTGCCCTCCGCCGTGTCCCAGCACATCGCCGCGCTCGAACGCGACCTGGGCATCGAGCTCATCGTCCGCCGCCCCGGCAGCCGACTGATCCTCACGGCGGGCGGCCGCGCGCTCGCCCAGGCGGCCGAGACACTCTTCGACGCGACCGCGCGCTTCCAGGACGTCGCCCACGGCATCGCGAACCGTGAGATCGCCGAGCTGCGGGTCGGCATCTACCCCAGCGCCATGACCTACCTGCTCCCTGAGGTCCTGTCCACGCTCGGGGCCCGCCGCCCCGGTCCCCGCGTCCGGCTGGTCGTCGTGGAGACGGACGAGGGCGTGCCGAGGGTGCGGTCGGGGGACATCGACCTGCTGATCGCCTACCGCTATCTGCCCGAGGACCCCCCGGCCCCGTCCGAAGGGCTGACGCTCACCCTGCTGGGGCGTGAACCGCTGGTCCTGGTCACGGGCGCCGAACCGGAGCGCGCCCGCCCGGTGGAACTGGCCGAGTGCCTGCAACGGGAGTGGGTCTCGGGCCATGCGCGCAACCCCGACCGGCGGCTGCTGCACCGCTGGGCCGGAGAGCTCGGCATCGTGCCCCGGGTGACGCTGGAGACCGACGACCTGCACAGCATGCTGGCCATGGTCCGGGCCGGACTTGCCGTGGGTCTGATCCCGGCCACGCTCCTCGGCGCGGGAAACGACGCCGGGGTCGAGCGGGTGAACCTGCCCGCGGGCGTCGCCCCGCTGCACCGGGAGATCCTGGCTGTCAGCCGCCCCGGATCCCGCCCGCCGGTCATCGACGAGCTGGTCACCCTGCTGGGCCGGGCCGTGGAACTGGCCGGGGCCTGA
- a CDS encoding cysteine desulfurase-like protein — MAIDLTALRAQFPALATGLAFFDGPGGTQTPAPVADAIAATLTGPLSNRGTVSPSELNAERAVAGFRAAFADLLNVPADGVVHGRSATQLTYDFSRHLAKDWSAGDEIVLSRLDHDANVRPWIQAAERSGVTVRWIDIDPETTELDLDSYERVLTPRTRLVAVTAASNVLGTKPPVRRIADRAHEVGALVYVDGVHYAAHHLVDVPALGADLFVCSPYKFLGPHCGVLAAAPEFLETVRPDKLLPSPDTVPERFEFGTLPYEILAGATAAVDFLAALDPGTETSRRERLTRSLASLHEHELALRGRLQEGLRSLCEAITVHSKAPDRTATVLMTLEGRDAGAAQAHLAARDVVAPAGSFYAYEPFSALKLEAPALRAGLAPYNTTDDVDRLLDGLASFL; from the coding sequence ATGGCCATCGACCTCACCGCCCTGCGGGCCCAGTTCCCCGCCCTCGCCACCGGGCTCGCCTTCTTCGACGGTCCGGGCGGCACGCAGACCCCCGCTCCCGTCGCCGACGCCATCGCCGCCACGCTGACCGGCCCCCTGTCCAACCGGGGCACCGTCAGCCCGTCGGAGCTCAACGCCGAACGCGCCGTCGCCGGGTTCCGAGCCGCCTTCGCCGATCTGCTGAACGTGCCCGCCGACGGCGTCGTCCACGGCCGCAGCGCCACGCAACTGACGTACGACTTCTCCCGTCACCTGGCCAAGGACTGGAGCGCGGGCGACGAGATCGTCCTCAGCCGCCTCGACCACGACGCCAACGTCCGCCCCTGGATCCAGGCGGCCGAGCGATCAGGAGTGACGGTCCGCTGGATCGACATCGACCCGGAGACCACGGAACTCGACCTCGACTCCTACGAACGGGTTCTCACGCCCCGGACCCGGCTGGTCGCGGTCACGGCGGCCTCCAACGTCCTGGGCACCAAGCCTCCCGTGCGCCGGATCGCCGACCGGGCCCATGAGGTCGGCGCCCTGGTGTACGTGGACGGCGTCCACTACGCCGCACACCACCTCGTGGACGTGCCCGCGCTCGGAGCGGACCTGTTCGTCTGCTCGCCGTACAAGTTCCTCGGACCGCACTGCGGGGTGCTCGCGGCGGCCCCCGAGTTCCTCGAAACCGTGCGCCCGGACAAGCTCCTGCCCTCCCCCGACACCGTTCCGGAGCGGTTCGAGTTCGGCACGCTGCCGTACGAGATCCTGGCGGGCGCCACCGCCGCCGTCGACTTCCTCGCCGCACTGGACCCGGGCACCGAGACGTCCCGCAGGGAGCGTCTGACCCGCTCGCTGGCCTCACTTCATGAGCACGAGTTGGCACTGCGAGGGCGGCTTCAGGAGGGGCTTCGGTCCCTGTGTGAGGCGATCACCGTGCATTCGAAGGCTCCCGACCGCACGGCGACCGTCCTGATGACCCTCGAGGGCCGCGACGCCGGCGCGGCCCAGGCACATCTGGCCGCGCGGGACGTGGTGGCACCGGCCGGGTCGTTCTACGCCTACGAGCCGTTCAGCGCGCTCAAGCTGGAGGCCCCCGCCCTGCGCGCGGGCCTGGCCCCCTACAACACCACCGACGACGTGGACCGCCTCCTCGACGGACTCGCCTCGTTCCTCTGA
- a CDS encoding PP2C family protein-serine/threonine phosphatase, whose protein sequence is MVSGRHKGQPLAQEPRHALLAVPVALIVIVTVIDILAPSSVHLGPFLVAAPAVTASFAGPRATACIGALAILAQSVVAMARTSLVDLNHTFQLITLLLMSAFVTSFAARREHHEKELTQLRSVATAAQEVVLKPLPHRVGPLRIASLYLAAESEAQIGGDLYAAARTERGTRFVIGDVRGKGLGAVGDAALLLGAFRSAAHRRADLSALVTFLEGTVSSDLDDPAALEAAAEDRGEAFITAAVLDIPDDEPVLHLISCGHPPPLLLRNGKVRALETRQAAPPLGLTEFAEAELTPEVFAFEPGDVVLLYTDGVIEARDSQGLFYPLAERAAGTTGKGPDALLAHLRTDLLRHVGGRLGDDAAMVAIQRKPRRPYEAPA, encoded by the coding sequence ATGGTTTCTGGACGCCACAAAGGGCAGCCTCTGGCACAGGAGCCACGCCACGCGCTGCTGGCGGTACCGGTCGCTCTGATCGTGATCGTCACGGTGATCGACATCCTGGCCCCGTCCAGCGTCCATCTCGGACCATTCCTGGTCGCCGCGCCGGCGGTCACCGCGTCGTTCGCCGGGCCCCGGGCCACCGCCTGCATCGGCGCGCTCGCCATCCTGGCCCAGTCCGTGGTGGCGATGGCGCGCACCAGCCTCGTCGATCTGAACCACACCTTCCAGCTGATCACCCTGCTCCTGATGTCGGCGTTCGTGACCTCGTTCGCGGCCCGGCGCGAGCACCACGAGAAGGAGCTGACCCAGCTGCGGTCCGTGGCGACGGCGGCTCAGGAGGTCGTGCTCAAGCCGCTCCCCCACCGGGTCGGTCCGTTGCGTATCGCCTCCCTCTATCTGGCCGCCGAGTCCGAGGCCCAGATCGGCGGCGACCTGTACGCCGCCGCCCGCACCGAGCGGGGAACCCGGTTCGTCATCGGCGATGTGCGGGGCAAGGGTCTTGGGGCGGTCGGGGATGCCGCGCTCCTGCTCGGCGCGTTCCGGAGCGCGGCCCACCGGCGGGCCGACCTGTCCGCGCTGGTCACCTTCCTGGAGGGCACCGTCTCCTCGGACCTGGACGACCCGGCGGCACTGGAGGCCGCGGCCGAGGACCGCGGCGAGGCCTTCATCACCGCGGCCGTACTGGACATCCCCGACGACGAGCCGGTCCTTCACCTGATCAGCTGCGGGCACCCGCCTCCTCTGTTACTGCGCAACGGCAAGGTGCGTGCGCTCGAAACCCGCCAGGCGGCACCGCCCCTGGGGCTCACCGAGTTCGCGGAGGCCGAACTGACCCCGGAGGTGTTCGCCTTCGAGCCCGGCGACGTCGTCCTGCTCTACACCGACGGTGTCATCGAGGCCCGCGACAGCCAGGGCCTGTTCTACCCGCTCGCGGAACGGGCGGCCGGCACGACCGGCAAGGGCCCCGACGCGCTCCTGGCCCACCTGCGCACGGACCTGTTGCGCCACGTCGGCGGCCGGCTCGGCGATGACGCGGCCATGGTGGCGATCCAGCGGAAACCGCGCCGGCCGTACGAGGCACCGGCTTGA
- a CDS encoding HEAT repeat domain-containing protein produces MPTQNTNTMAALQGLRHGDSSVRLRAALAMGTAPDPRYVDGLIERCAVEPEFFVRDMLTWAITRHPAPLTVPKLTEELRSERAQARSQALHTLSKVGDRQAWSAITRAHLTDASDEVARSAWRAAVVLVPEAAKPELAEALATQLGRGGRDTQLSLSQALIALGDEAEPALHAATTHSLVPVRQHAVATQRLARDPDAVFEFALDEAKRIVALGPGRQEE; encoded by the coding sequence ATGCCCACACAGAACACGAACACCATGGCAGCGCTCCAGGGGCTGCGGCACGGCGACTCGTCCGTGCGACTCCGGGCGGCGCTGGCCATGGGCACGGCCCCGGACCCTCGATACGTCGACGGGCTCATCGAGCGATGCGCGGTGGAGCCCGAGTTCTTCGTGCGGGACATGCTCACCTGGGCGATCACCCGGCACCCCGCGCCGCTCACCGTTCCAAAACTCACCGAGGAGCTGCGGTCGGAGCGGGCGCAGGCACGCAGTCAGGCCCTGCACACCTTGTCCAAGGTCGGCGACCGCCAGGCATGGTCGGCGATCACCCGCGCGCATCTGACCGACGCCAGCGACGAGGTGGCGCGGAGCGCTTGGCGAGCCGCGGTCGTCCTGGTCCCCGAGGCCGCGAAGCCGGAGCTGGCCGAAGCATTGGCGACCCAGCTGGGCCGCGGTGGACGTGACACACAGCTAAGCCTCAGCCAGGCCCTGATCGCACTCGGTGACGAGGCCGAGCCCGCCCTCCACGCCGCGACGACGCATAGCCTCGTCCCTGTGCGGCAGCACGCAGTGGCGACCCAGCGGCTGGCGCGCGACCCGGACGCCGTTTTCGAGTTCGCGCTGGACGAGGCGAAGCGGATCGTGGCCCTGGGCCCCGGCAGGCAGGAGGAGTGA